AGCGAAGAAAGAGCGGAAGGTAGTCTCTCTCCCCTAGTTTCACAACACGGTCAATAAACAAGGAAAAGAATGAACTCCCCACCTCCATGAGGATTCCCTCCCTGACAACATTCTCGCACACAGTGAGAACTTCTTTCATTTCAGACTTGGTCACATACTCGACTTCTCCATCCTGAGGAGGACACGCGTCGCTATGTAGCCTGCTTTGACTGCTGTATGCAAAAGTGACCGCAGCCTGTAGTGCAGATTTAAGAGCTTCTCTGTCAGTTTCTGCACATTTCATCTCTACAAGCCTGTCTGCATCCATCTCTAGGTTTATAAGCTGCAATTCTTCCTCGGTGTCCTTCTCTGCGTGGTTTCCAAAGGCAGCCACTGAAATGACAGGTGAGAATGGCTCTTGATGCGATCACAGTCATTTACATCTATCATACACCAAGTCTGCACGATGGAGATTAAactcaaaggttttttttgcactcacatCGAGGAGGTTAACACTTTTAAAACTATTATTTAATGCAGCCCTCATTTTGCATTTTCCCTGGTCTTCCATTAACATTTAACTGAATGGTACATAACTGAATAACAATGTGTTTAACAGCAAACACAGCACGATGAAACAGTAAATAACTAGATGATCTCACCTTGTGGAGGCTTCTCTTTTGTATCATCATCctgtaaaacacaaacatcatttCAGGATTAATAATTGCGTCACCACTGATAAAAGTCAGCCGTGAAATTTTCTCAGTCCTCACCATTTGCAGCAGCTGTAGGATGTCTGGATGCTTCTGGACATAAGACTCCACCAGTTGTTCAACACTAAAGTGCACGTCCTGGTTAACGTAGACGTATGCCATGCTGCACTGTCTTTGATCCTCTGGCGTGGCTCTCAGGTAGGAGTGGCAACGCTCCAGTACCATGTGGTATTGGCCGTACACGTCTGCCTCTGCATTTACACACGGAACAGTTCCCAACACCCTCAGCAAGCTCTGCACATTCGGGTAAAACCCGATATCTGGAATCTTGAGCGTAGCAAAGACTGTGGTTGGAAGGATTCTGCGCTTGCTCGCGTGCCTCCACTTCACTTCCCAGCAACCGAGCTCTTCGTAGAACGTGTCAGGCCGCGCGAGGTTGTTCAAGTTTGCATCTGCTACTTTATCCCTGCGAATGCTGAAATTATGGTCAGCCATGTAGGAAGGTACCAATGAGAGCCATCGGAGAATCCTCACCATCTCTGTGCTGAACACTCGCTTCACCTCCGCAACAAGGTACTGCAAGATAGGCCGGCCCAGAGTTTCTCGGTAAAAGTCTTCCAGCGGCGTCTCGGACGTGTCTCCTTGAGCCATCTCCGGTTTGGTGACTTCCACTCCCAGCTTCTTCGCTCGGCCGACTGCATCTGAAAACCATTTCCTGTGGAATATTGCAAGCTCTTGTTGGTATTTGCTTACCAACTTTAAGGCATTGGAAATTGTGTACTGCAAAGTACTGCTGATGCTAATTATTCCCCTGAGACTTGAGTTGAGTATGCTCACACAACAGAGGGTGTTCTTCAGAACAACAAGTGTCATAATGAAATTGAAATTCTTCAAAACTGGCTTGAGCTTGGCCATCTGCTCAGCAGTATCTTCATCTACCTTTGAAATGATCTCATTGATGCAGTTCAGGAATGGCTCAAGAATATCTAGCATGGTTTGGAAAGCATCAGTGCCGTATTCCCAGTTCCCACTAATAGCTGCCTTGACTCTGTCCACTTCCCCTTTTATGTGCCCATATGTCATCTGGATCTTTCCTTCCAGTCGTTTGCACAGCTCTGGTGTTCTCCTGAGTAACGAGGCCACCTCCTCTACAGCGTCTGCGACTGTCTGGATGGAGGGCACGGGCATGCAGCGAATGATCCATATGTTGAAAGCATACGGGTCACTCGGTGACAAAACCACTTGTGGAAACTCCTGCAGAATTCGGCAAGTAAGATCTCGCATTTTCTGACACATGCTCCCTGTAACGAGATAAGTGAGTCCTCTGCAATGCTCCATTCGTAGCCCCCACTTATTTCGCAGCTCAGACAGGAGCATGTAAAACAGATTCTCTCCATCCATGTCGCACGGTAAGAACCCAATGAGGTGCTTTTGTGGAAACCCAGCTACTGTGACAGACCTGATGAACACTGGGATTTGCTCCTTTCCCTCTATCCTAGTCACATCCTGAAGCAGAATGGAGAAGAATCTCGCCAGTCTGAGGCTGTTTTGGATCTCCTCTCGCATGAGGCCCTCACTGAACTGCAGGATTTCTTTCTTGTCGATCTTCTCCAAACAGATACGACTGAGCACCTGCTGCCCCCTCGCACCTCCGATCGGCTCGTCGGCATTGATGTTTGCGCCATTGATGCTGAATCCAGTCAGTGCCAGGATTTCCTTAAAATAGACTTTCAGAGTCTCTTTTGCTTTGGAGGTGGCTACGTCCTCTTGGGTTTGGTTCTCTTTCTGCAGTTCAGCTGCTGCACTGTTCTCTCCACATGCTTCTTTCGTCTCCTCCGtcacttctgctgctgtgttttctgaAGTAAGAGAGGACGTAAAGAATGAAATGAtttgaaaagcatttttttgttttgttttttttaatttattgaagGGAACTAAAGAGGGTATTTTTCCAAAAATGAATTGAAGCAGCTACTGtaccttttgtctttttcacagcagtAGCATCCTCTTCTGACTAGGTAGGTGAAATGGATAATTTTTagtattttaatgtttgattaaaaaaaaaaaacaaacaaaaaaaaaaaaaacaaaataagaggaattttaaaaagtggacAGACACTTACAGGATCTCTGGCTCGTTTCCTGCTGTAGGTTGACTGATTATTCACAGACGCTTTGAAGTCAAATATTGTTGGAACAGCATCTTCCTTTAAGACACAACTGGATGCGCTCtgacaaaacacatgcacacaccaaacaaaaactatttaaaaagaTCACTCCTTTGTGCACTTCCATAATATCAAAATGTGACTGCAGGGATATTTattactttggtaaaagtttttttaaacctgtagTTTATAAGAGTTTTTGCTGACAGTGTATCAGAGGGATGCTGATTATGCTCATTGCACAGATATgcttacaaacaaaaaaaaaaaaaggaaacaaacacttgtttgtgttttacatCTATAAGTTGCACAAAGACGGGAATTATTATCCTCCTGTTGTATGAAATTAAACTGTCCAAGACTGGCAGACAAAAATAACACGAGTACTCTGCAGTATTTGTGCAGCGCTAAAATGGCAAAACAGAATGCCACCTGACTTTGGTTATCAAGTTAATCCTAACAGAGCactgagcagcagagctgcttcTTACCTGGTGAGAGATCATAGATGGCTCAAAGTGCTTTGCACAAAGTCTGTAAAGCTTATGCAGCTGTTCAGGAGGTTCTGAAGCCAAATCTTGGCGATGACAGTTGTCCAACCATTGTTTGCAGCTGAAAAatacaggaggaaaaaaggtgTTAGAGGTTGGAGGAACAACCAAACACAACAGCTGAAaccctgaaaataaaaaaggtcaAACAGTCATTTGGGCTctcaaaatattaagaaatctACTTCAGTTCTACTCAAATTAGGCACAGTTGCCTTGTACCGTCTCCAAGCACGACCGTCTCCCTCCAAACTGCCCTGCTGAACTTCACTCACACCAGCCATAACAAACAGGCCCCAAGTGTGCTTCAGTTTGTCACAGCATCTAAACTCATCCCTCTCACACCGTCTCTCTCAGCCTCAAACACACTTCTAGAAAGCGCTCTTGCAGAGAACAATGAGGTCCGTGATTTTATGCATCCTGTGGTTTAACTGGGGCCATTTCTGGAAGCAGTGGCACACTCTCCTCTCACATCATACTGACATATGAATTAAAATAGAGACAGCTCTGCTGAAAAGAATTGGAGTGCGATGTTAACACCATGTTTACACGTCCGCGTCCAACTGAACTGTGCTCAGGCTGGCACACAGCCATCACAAATGAGCCGGACACTGGGGGTACACTCTGGGAGCTACGGCAGAGCTCAGATCACCTGAGTATCCCCTCACTCTTTAGTGTCAATGAGTTCACTTCCACTGCAACACTGTttgctgtgaagcagcagttaAGACCCACTGAAACTGTAAAGTAAAGCCAAGATTATAAACGCACCGCTTGTGTTCTGGGTTTTTATGGACATTCAAATACTAACTAAAGCAttggctgtttttatttcttcatcGGAGTGCATAAATGCACGTTCATGGTACTTTGATGCTTCCAGATCTTGGATTTGGCACACCTGCTGATGCTATTTGCAACACAACCGCGCACAGTCTCACTGCTGGCACGACCACAACAaactaaatgaatgaattaagtTGAGATTGAGTGCTGCGACTAAAGCTTTGGCTGATTCTCATGAGCTCTTTGCTTTCATATCCTGCCttacatttctctctctctgttaaaTTATCTTATTAATGCATGCAGAGAGGTCCCGCAAGTAagtctgatcagctgtttgaaCATCAGATGGGTGCTTATACACTAAATCCAAGGCTCGGAGGTAAACTCCTTTAAATATTTCTTAGACCCCATGATCTGCTAGTAGGCAGTATTTCCTCTGGCATGGAGGACTTCCTGTGTGCAGATGCTGTGCTGTGATTTAGTGAGCTAACCTGCATCTGCCGCTCAGCTTCAGTCCTCATTAACTCTGTTTATTTGTGAGTCAGTCAACAGAGCTGCTGTGATTCAAGATATCAGCTCGATAAACGGAAGGACCGGACTACTACGAATCCACAGGGCCACCGCATGGGCGCTGTTAAGTACTGTAACATTTATACGGTACACAATGAGCTATAATGGAAAATTACTATGGAATTGCGCAGTTTTGCGAGCAACAGCACTATTAATTGGAGGTGTTTTAATTGCGCTAAGCTAACGCGACTCATTCTCCTCATATCGCCGGACCcccggatggatggatggtgagcGTCGTGTATCAATGGTGATTTAAATAGAgcacaaaaaaagttttaaactaAAGCTTCTCAGTGGGTGTGAAATGACTGAACTTCAAAGTAATCGGAAAAAGCCCGTTTCACGCATCGGTGTCCGTTTCCGAGGCTCAACGAGTGACCGGAGTCTCGTTTCCCACGGACTTTTCTTTCAGGAGTAGCGTTAAGTCTGCGCCATTTTCCACCGAGTTGTGTCACTATTAGCCAACATGATGTGAGGCTAACGCCAGTGCTAACAGCCAGCACATTTATTCTGCATGCTCAGCGGCTCCTTTCTAATCTGGATCTCAATGAAATAAGCACAAGTCTTACCGCTCCGGATCCAGAGGAAAGCTAAAAAGTGGAGTGGTCTTCTCCGATCCCCGCTGCTGGTAATCACAGTTCGCTGCAGCGCAGCAGTCAGTCATTTTGGATTGCAATGAAGCTAGCAAACAAGTTAGCTAGCTTAGCTGGCGGTTGCAAGCTGGCAAAGCCTACTGTGAGCAAACCTGTAGGGCAGCCTACAGAGTCATGCCTCGGGCAAAACCTGCAACCGATACAGTTGACTTTCACTGTTATTCTCGCTTATTGTCTCTTTGGCAAACTAAGAACCTACTAATTCCATGCTTTCAAAAGTTGATGTTGCGTGCTGAGCCAAAGTCGCCAAAAGCGTGTTATCCTATCAACCAGGAACTAAGTGCTGCAATAAAACTgctcaccagcagagggcagaaTGACAGGACCAAAGAGCTTTATTGTCGAGATGATTCACGTCCTGTTCTGATGTACCCGGCATTGCGCGCAGGAACTAAATCAACGTGACCTTCGCTTTGTTACATATTTTGGTCATATTCCTAAGACGACGGAGCCATagcattaaaatatatttatttatttattttaattaaataaatagctTTGGCTATACTCGTTTAATAAAGGAGTTAATAATTTCGTTTAGTAATTTAATAATTTCGTTTTCATAAAAGTTGAGGTCCTTATAAAACAAACGAAACTTTTGGCATCGCATCTTCAAAGGCCTGTTACAGTTCATCATACATGACCTTCCACACGCATTGAGCAGAGATGCTTTTCTTGTTCTAACTGAACACTCTTTGAATTTTTCCTCCCTCCGTAAAGCGGAGCTGGTTATTCCTCATTTCACTGATCCACGCTCTGCCTGTGCAAGGCCAGATAAATGCCTAATTAAATGTTTCATTAATCAATTAAAATtggaaataactaaataaattacTTAATAAATGCATATCTACAGTatcaatttgttttatttaaaaatatatatttatttgttggtTGCCGTGCTGCAGTGCAGTGCatcatgaatttattttatctgtCAATCTCACCCATCAAAGTCGTCAGCTACTGCTTTggtctgtgcatttgtgaatacTAAAAACATAAGCTCGGCTTCACTGTGTACTTTGCTGCCTTTTTACCCTGATGATTAATATTTACAATGAAAATAGCACATAATAGACCCAACTACCCATGCTCTTCTagtatatagttttttttaagcactctGGCAGGGTGCTCACTGAtgtgaaattattttgaaagctCATAGACACTGGACTGATTTGGAAGAAGGTGGTAAAGAGCTGCACTGCAGTTCTGCTGTGTTGACATGTCCACattaaaaagggatttattaaAGCAAGAATGGACccatttgaattattttatggATTTATTCttcaaaacagagaaaatacatCTAAATTATGGAAACCTGTGTATGAGAAGTTCACAGATATTCTGTAATTTAGAACAGACAATAACACCCTCCTTCTAGACACAAATCAGAAGTTCAAAgcaattcattttttatttggaATTCAAAAATGAGACTTAAGGTTAGTGCAGCAGTTTCAGCAAACTGCACAAGCAGGACAACGGTGTAAGTCCTCAGTCAGCTCAGTTTTCATTTACACCCAACACTATAGAGCAAATTTTGTTTAAGTGACTCAGCACACTCCATCCAGACATATTACCCCAAATGCAAAATGGATAGTGGTAGGTGCAGACAGCTATAAAAATGTTCAATGAAAAACAAGGAccacaaaatgtaaaatatcagaCAGCCTCACTCTTTATTGGCACATTCAGGGAGGCATTTATAGATGAATGCCCTTACTCACTTTGACAGAGCTTACAGAAGAATAAATTCACATTCTAACACAGACACAATCTGGAAGCCAGAATGAGACTGCTGGGATTTGGATCAATGATTTATCTGATCATGCTGGAATCTTTCCACCCTTTCCCTCCATGCCACATTACATAAATACAGCATAAATAGCACGACTGATGGAAGCAGAGTCCAGGGACATGGGGGTTAGCTCAGAAGAGCAGGCCAGTTCTCTCATTTCTACATtttatcacaaaaaaacaaacttcagtttCAGGGCTAAACCGAACATTCACCAAACACATGTACAGCTACGGTGCTCATTGCGCCTTGGGGGCTGTTTTCATGTAAATGAAGGGCAGTCATGGGCAGAGCCAGACGGTGAgcttctcattttgttttccaaaacTTCAAATATTCCATGGTTTGTGTAATCTGGGCAAGTTACAGACGAGAGTGGATGTACACTTAAGGGATAAAGTTACTACGCAACAATCAATGCAGAGTCCTTTCCTGTACACcagcttttttatttaaaaaaaatcgaCCACTTTGtgatctgtgtttgtgtaaaagaaaatatatatacacacatatatatttaaagTAGGAAGCAGCTAACACCTGCATAAAAGCTTCACTACAGCGCAACACCTGACTAGGACTCCTGCTGCACCTCAGGGTATGTCTTCATGTAGATTTCAGCCATTGAGTCCAGATCAAACTCAACATCATAATTAATGTTCAGAAGAGCAAGGCTTTTGGATTTAAATTTGTCAGGTGTGTTCTCCATGTACATCCTGAAGCGCTTAAACGCCACATTGCAGCTGTCCTCCAGACCCAAGGTGGGCAGCACTCCGATCAGTTTCAGGACCGCCAACATGTTTGGGAAGAACTTGACATCTGCCAGCTGCAGCGTTTCATGGAGGCTGGAAGGTAAAGTCTCACCTTTGCCCTTTTTGCTCCATTTAACCCACCAACAGTGTAACTCGGCAGAGAGGGTCCCTGCATTTGGGATGTCATTATTAAAAGCCTGCATGTTCACCTCTTCGGGTTCTGTGGACTTGTGCTGCTCTATGACAGCAGGGACCAGTGACAAACACTTCAGAAGCTTCAGGTGGTCTTCACAGAAGAGCTCATTCATTTCTCTGATGGTGTGACTCACCACAGGGACAGACAGGTGTTCTTTGTAGTAACTCTCTGGCCGAACGGCTCCAGATTCTGCCTGATGCTTCCTCAAGAATGACCGAGGAACCTTCACTGGAATTTCCATGGCTGCGGCTATGTTGAGAGCCTCATCGTTCCAGAATTCGTGATACACGTCGATGTTGTCCGACACTTCCTTCAGGGAATGGAATACGGCTTTTAAACTGACCGCAGCCAAGTAGGCTTCTGTGGCGTTCCCGTGCATATTTTTCCCAAAGGCTTGGGTCAGCGTCATCACGTTTTTCAGCACAACCAACGCCATCACAAACTCAAAGTCTGTCAGTGCTTTTGATATCTCTAAGGCGTTGTGTGAGACTTGATCATTCCATTTCATGTCTTCATTGTCATGCACACTGTCTACACAGAGCAGCAGTGGCTCTAGGATCTCCAATGCCACCTCAAATGCATCATTTCTTCTGGTCCACCCGCTGCGACAGAGCTCCTTCAGCTCGTTGGCTTTCTCCTCATTGTCTGGGTAGAAAATTGAAATGGCGTGCTCGAGCTCCAACTGCAGTAATGGGGACTGACTGAAAAAAGACTCAATCTTCTTAAAGGTGAACATGACGAGCTGCACGCCTGAGAAAGCCATCCCATTGGCCAGTGACATGTTCAAGGATTGAGTAGATCTCAGTGCAAGCACAGCTCTTGGGTACATCTCCATCAGTTTGGCAGCCAATGCTTTTATTTGACTAAAATGTGTCGCTGAGCAGGAGTGGGCTTGACCTCTACACTTTTCCATATCTAATCCCCAGCTGTCAGTCATTTCAGACAGCAGTTTCTCTGCAAGTGCATCTCCATCTCCATCAAAGCTCAAGAATCCAACAAACCTCTCCCTCTGAAAGTTAGACTCGTTCACATAACGAAGAAAGACGGGGAGGTGCCATTCTCCAGAGATCTTCACTACATCACCAGTGACTAATGAGAAAAAGCTGCTTTGTTTAATTTCCTCCACTACCTTACTGCGGATGAATTTCTCACACACCTCAATCAGCTGATTCAGCTGTTCGGTGGAGCAGCACTCCTTGTTTGCATCGTACCTCTTCTTTAGGGCTTCATCTCCACAGATGATGCGATTATCTAGCAATGCCTGAAAGTTGCTGGACCCAAGGCCTTGGTCGTTATTATTAGCAGGCCCTGTAGGAGGAATGCTTTGCTCTCCCAGCAGTAGAAGAACTTCAAATAATGACTTCAGATACTCTTTGTattcctcttcctctgacaCTGCCTGGACATCTTccttagctgctgctgcttgtgactttttcatttctgaaaaagaaaaaggaaaaacatgaaagaaaactCAATAACTCATTCATCTTGTAGTCCCTGTGGgacttttatgttttattgcTCACTTAGTGTGTGTTTCTACTTACTCTTCCTTCCCTTACTTTCCATTTCATTATCTTTGgtctgcaaaaacaaataaaactgcagttaaCACTTAAACTGGCACTGAGGTACTCAGCAGTATACAGTTGTGGTCTGAAGTTTATGTATACACGTCATGGCCATGAATGTcgtggtaatttggggctttctttgaactgttccttttccaggttggaatgattgtacagcatacatcattaatgactttaaaaaaatccGCCAAGAATTGGgagcacaagtttgaatttagttttgattttctttcattcataCAGGGTCAAAATTATAGATATTTGGTTAAATAGTAAGTTGCACCTCAGTCcaatgcttttggtagccatcaacaagcttccgGACCTCTATTTGACctctcttcttggcagaattcatttaaattggttggtttcctggcatggaCCCGTCTTTTGAGcacagtccacaaattttcaatagggagAGCTGTGTGTCAGCCTCCGATGACGATTAAGTACCTAAAAGGGAGCCTCCAACAAAGTAGGCcagtactttgcaaaatatgccAGAAAACCTCCACTATAGGTGGAAACAAATAACATGTTTCACACtttatagaaaaacacactgtcAAGTATAAAAGACGCCACCGAGTGCTGCTGGAACACTCACTAGTTACACCCCATATAATGATGGAGCGAAATTACTAATGCAGTTACACAGTGTGGAAAAACAGAACTTTAAGCTTTAACTGAAGAGTTACAAGTTCACTTTAGTTACCGTCAACGTGTTAAacagttattttatactttaaatGTCTAGGGGAGAAACTGCCCAGGCTGCTTTTGTGCTTACAGTTGACTTATCCTCTATCACTAGATATAATGCTGTCACTAGTATTGCActattgctgctgctggcaACTTGATTTAATagattcacacttcaaattagGAAGTGTATGATCAGTTCAGTGTAGAAAGATGGGAAAAGCCCTTCATTTATTTACACTTATAATGCAGCTGCCTGCAGGCatcaataaaatgtttattttttaaaaatatgttatcCAAAATATTGTCAAAAATTTTCTTGAAACATTGTGATATAATTCTGATGCTATATCGCCCATACCTGTTACTCCATACAGGAACTGTGGACTACACTTGAGCCTTGTTGTCATAAAAAATACAGATGCTTTCTTTTTGCCAGGTCTACGATACAgcccaaacttttttttttgtcatacatGAATGTATGCTTGTGTAATTTTGAGAGATTTActcctttctcttcctctctttttgtgctgacacacacacagaaatgtttcCGTGTCTCGTGCAGTTTATCTCATTCTGCTCTCGTCAGCCATTTCAGTCACAATTCATCCATTCAATCCTCTCAGCAGCCACAAGTTAATGGTTTgcttgtttagtttttatttttcctctttgaaCCCTGTTACATCAAGTACAAAATCAtcagccaaaaagaaaaaaaggctatCAAACGTTgcaaagacaccccccccccccccacccaaattTAGAACAACTCTAATTTATTTAACTCACTGTCTGCTTAGTGCGCTTCGCCTGTCCATTTTGAGGTTGGCTTGTCATATCAAAAATAGCTGGTATGGCATCATCCTTCAGCACGGTACTCTGAGCATCCTgtaaccaaaacacacacatgatgACCTAGTAAAATATTATCAATGTGAAATTTGAACTAAAAGCCTCCTTTGTAAAATTAACCACTAAGTAATAAagtcatgtaaaaaataaagtaaaacttCTTTCAATTCTAAGATCAATTCCTTCATTAAATACAGCCTCAGACGAACAGCCGCCCATGACACCATGTTATTAGTTATTTAACAAAAGCTAAGccaaaataagataagataagatagtgtttatttgtcacatgcacagttatacacagtacaatgcacagtgaaatgta
The window above is part of the Archocentrus centrarchus isolate MPI-CPG fArcCen1 chromosome 14, fArcCen1, whole genome shotgun sequence genome. Proteins encoded here:
- the thap12a gene encoding THAP domain containing 12a, whose protein sequence is MQNHCAVPNCPSGKSDRQPLFRFPSDAERSKKWVEKCQRQDLIDKSPGHLSRYYRVCGKHFGPSLIDTDAQSTVLKDDAIPAIFDMTSQPQNGQAKRTKQTTKDNEMESKGRKKMKKSQAAAAKEDVQAVSEEEEYKEYLKSLFEVLLLLGEQSIPPTGPANNNDQGLGSSNFQALLDNRIICGDEALKKRYDANKECCSTEQLNQLIEVCEKFIRSKVVEEIKQSSFFSLVTGDVVKISGEWHLPVFLRYVNESNFQRERFVGFLSFDGDGDALAEKLLSEMTDSWGLDMEKCRGQAHSCSATHFSQIKALAAKLMEMYPRAVLALRSTQSLNMSLANGMAFSGVQLVMFTFKKIESFFSQSPLLQLELEHAISIFYPDNEEKANELKELCRSGWTRRNDAFEVALEILEPLLLCVDSVHDNEDMKWNDQVSHNALEISKALTDFEFVMALVVLKNVMTLTQAFGKNMHGNATEAYLAAVSLKAVFHSLKEVSDNIDVYHEFWNDEALNIAAAMEIPVKVPRSFLRKHQAESGAVRPESYYKEHLSVPVVSHTIREMNELFCEDHLKLLKCLSLVPAVIEQHKSTEPEEVNMQAFNNDIPNAGTLSAELHCWWVKWSKKGKGETLPSSLHETLQLADVKFFPNMLAVLKLIGVLPTLGLEDSCNVAFKRFRMYMENTPDKFKSKSLALLNINYDVEFDLDSMAEIYMKTYPEVQQES